From Astyanax mexicanus isolate ESR-SI-001 chromosome 11, AstMex3_surface, whole genome shotgun sequence, the proteins below share one genomic window:
- the LOC103029218 gene encoding lactase/phlorizin hydrolase, with protein MKMKGWGTVLLLWLLSFSRSSCDEKPSQDFMLFAGPLTKQFLNYLKTNPFASQTFQASGASVAEDVFDCREPLPALSREYFQYLQSRGVTHFKVPLSWLNILPTGQSSQPHEDTVRCYRTLIKELTDSGIQPLLELHRSEVPEGLRQRYGDWTNPAMTQAFQDYAVFIHTTFKDQVKTYMTFSHIHELQNSPQLRHALQAHTAVYNIYHQMSKDVRVSIGARASDVAGLYHVSPVYMRYIDLISVYMEYDCTSKTSLTEALTDTQLQIGQRSILMYQMRTKNCADSSFQPLISVLEALKNTEVHLIGCDITDLLGKLDHTDESVQTDDSKSHDKEQRTSSLSYQNVWDKFKTQTPAERDLFINGSFPHSFQWAVSTDSFKVEGGWSEHGKGETIWDRFGHEGKVSDNQTADVACDSYHKVEYDMYLLRGIHAPNYQFSISWARIFPTGTKESLLEKGALYYDKLIDALLKSGVEPTVTLHSGDLPQALQDYGGWTNSSIVEIFKEFADFCFFRYGNRVKTWNTFSSPWVISNFGYGTGEHPPGIKDPTSAPYQVTHNIIKSHAEAFHVYNDKYRKLQDGKVGIALNSDWAEPHNLDSPPDVEAAERYLTFMLGWFAHPIFVDGDYPALLKTQIELKNTRCGAELAVLPVFTEDEKRRIKGTADFFGINHHTSRLINESRGSCVAGPGSVGDFESHIDSTWPTTASSQIQSVPWGLRRLLNYIYEEFTSVARVPIYITGNGMPTEYSSDIFNDTQRVEFLKAYINEAMKAILLDSVAVQRFTVQSLIDGFEGPQGYSERYGLHYVNFEDPDRPRTPKASAYYFSQVIERNGFGEKTVTSSGQTIATRYQESSRRVSLPPSEVPSKSKVVWEKFSPQSRFQKKLYHYGTFPEDFQWGVSTSAYQIEGGWDADGKGPSVWDTFTHTPGSIKNDDTGDVACDSYNKLEEDLYMLRALKVKAYRFSLSWPRIFPDGYRTSLNQKGVDYYNRLIDGLIANNITPMVTLFHWDLPQALQDIDGWDNVAMIEIFNDYADFCYETFGDRVKFWMTFNEPFVTSWVGYGPGIVPPNIKSPGDAPYRVTHNILKAHAKAYHTYDDKYRKTQHGLVSISLNTEWIEPLDVNVPREIAAADRALQFQLGWFAHPIFKNGDYPDAMKWQVGNKSELQGLAESRLPTFTEEEKAYIQGTADVFCLNTYSARQARHVTARLSPRSYEYDQDIAADDVSDSQATAMKELRAAAWGLRRLLNWIKEEYGDPEIYITENGVSTDTSITVDDTDRIFYLKTYIDEALKAHNLDAVRLKGYTAWSLMDNFEWINGYSVGFGLHHVDFKQPDRPRTPKRSTHYYYKVMRDNGFPLPEEEKPLYGHFREGFAWSVATASYQIEGGWRADGKGLSIWDTFAHTPLRVGNDDTGDIACDSYNKISEDVEMLKKLKVSHYRFSISWPRIMPDGTTSTINEAGLNYYHRLVDALLKANIKPQATLYHWDLPQALQNVRGWENDTIVERFKDYADVVFKSLGDKVKFWITINEPYNVANIGHGYGTAAPGISLRPGTAPYIVAHNLIKAHAEAWHLYNDKYRATQGGIVGITINSDWAEPRNPYKQEDYEAARRVVEFQIGWFAHPVFNGDYSDVMKNRIRERSLAAGQAKSRLPEFTPEEVKRIKGTYDYFGFNHYTTILAFNLDYKNLQHYDADRGAGTIHDRSWLDSGSSWLKVTPPGFRTILNFIKNEYGNPPIYITENGISERGDMDLNDIHRIHYYENYINQALKAYLLDDVDIRGYTAWTLMDNLEWATGFAEKFGLFYVNRSDPSLPRIPKKSATHYATIINCNGFPDPSQGPHECQTLEPEATKLPPTEKPMPVNFLGMEVSAPDAEVALYVLFSLTIAGVITVAIITYQCIKVKKRSKHLSEEHIALERKF; from the exons ATGAAGATGAAGGGCTGGGGGACGGTTCTTCTTCTGTGGCTGTTGAGCTTCTCCCGGAGCTCTTGCGATGAGAAACCTTCGCAGGACTTCATGCTCTTCGCAGGTCCTTTAACCAAGCAGTTTCTCAATTACCTGAAAACCAATCCGTTTGCCAGTCAAACTTTTCAGGCTTCAGGTGCCTCAGTTGCCGAAGATGTCTTCGACTGCAGAGAGCCTCTCCCAGCACTGTCCAGAGAATACTTCCAGTACCTGCAGAGCCGAGGGGTGACCCATTTCAAGGTTCCTCTGTCCTGGTTAAACATCCTTCCAACAGGACAGTCCAGCCAGCCCCATGAAGACACCGTGAGATGCTACAGGACCCTCATAAAGGAACTCACAGACTCAGGCATCCAGCCTCTGCTGGAGCTCCACCGATCTGAAGTACCAGAAGGCCTGAGGCAAAGATATGGAGACTGGACGAACCCTGCCATGACACAGGCCTTCCAGGACTATGCTGTTTTTATCCACACTACATTTAAGGATCAGGTCAAGACATACATGACATTTAGCCACATACACGAGCTCCAAAATTCACCACAGCTACGCCACGCCTTGCAGGCTCACACAGCGGTGTATAATATCTATCATCAGATGTCTAAAG atgtcCGTGTCTCCATTGGAGCGAGAGCCAGTGATGTCGCGGGTCTATACCATGTAAGCCCCGTGTACATG aGATATATCGATTTAATATCTGTGTATATGGAGTATGACTGCACCAGCAAAACCAGCCTGACTGAGGCACTTACCGACACTCAG CTGCAGATTGGTCAGCGCTCTATTCTGATGTATCAGATGAGGACTAAGAACTGTGCTGACAGCAGCTTTCAGCCTCTCATCAGCGTTCTTGAAG CTTTGAAAAACACAGAAGTTCATCTTATTGGCTGTGATATCACTGACCTCCTAGGGAAGCTTGATCACACAGATGAaag TGTGCAGACTGATGACTCAAAGTCCCACGACAAGGAGCAAAGAACATCTTCACTCTCTTATCAGAACGTCTGGGACAAATTCAAAACTCAAACCCCAGCTGAAAGAGATCTGTTCATCAATGGTTCCTTCCCTCATAGCTTCCAATGGGCAGTCTCCACTGACTCTTTCAAGGTGGAGGGTGGCTGGTCTGAACATGGGAAAGGGGAAACTATCTGGGATCGCTTTGGTCATGAAGGCAAAGTCTCTGATAATCAGACAGCCGATGTGGCGTGTGATAGCTACCACAAAGTGGAGTACGATATGTACCTGCTCAGAGGCATTCACGCTCCTAACTATCAGTTCTCAATTTCTTGGGCTCGCATTTTCCCCACCGGTACAAAGGAAAGTCTGCTTGAAAAGGGAGCGCTTTATTATGACAAGCTGATCGACGCACTCCTCAAATCTGGTGTTGAACCTACAGTCACGTTACATTCTGGGGACCTGCCTCAAGCTCTGCAGGACTATGGAGGTTGGACCAACAGCTCCATTGTGGAGATCTTCAAAGAGTTTGCTGACTTTTGCTTCTTCAGATATGGAAACAGAGTGAAGACCTGGAACACTTTTAGCAGTCCTTGGGTGATCAGTAACTTTGGGTATGGTACAGGGGAACATCCTCCAGGTATTAAGGACCCAACTTCAGCTCCTTACCAG GTGACACACAACATAATAAAATCTCATGCAGAGGCCTTTCATGTCTACAATGATAAATACAGAAAGTTGCAGGATGGGAAAGTGGGCATCGCTCTCAACTCAGACTGGGCAGAGCCACATAACCTTGACAGTCCCCCGGATGTAGAAGCTGCAGAACGCTACCTGACCTTCATGCTGGGATGGTTCGCTCATCCCATATTTGTAGATGGGGATTATCCTGCGCTGCTGAAAACACAGATCGAGCTGAAGAACACTAGATGTGGTGCAGAGCTAGCTGTTCTTCCAGTGTTTACAGAAGATGAGAAGCGGAGGATTAAAGGCACGGCTGATTTCTTTGGGATAAATCACCACACATCCCGTCTCATCAACGAGAGCCGGGGAAGCTGTGTCGCAGGACCAGGCAGTGTCGGGGACTTTGAGAGTCATATTGACTCAACGTGGCCAACAACAGCATCAAGCCAAATCCAATCTGTGCCATGGGGGCTTCGCCGATTGCTGAATTATATTTATGAGGAGTTCACATCAGTGGCCAGAGTGCCTATTTACATCACTGGAAATGGGATGCCAACAGAATATAGTAGTGATATCTTCAACGACACTCAACGTGTAGAGTTCCTCAAGGCGTACATCAACGAGGCAATGAAAg CCATTCTCCTGGACAGTGTTGCTGTACAGCGATTCACAGTACAGTCCCTGATCGATGGCTTTGAGGGTCCTCAAGGCTACAGTGAAAGATATGGATTGCATTACGTCAATTTCGAAGATCCCGACAGACCCAGAACTCCAAAAGCTTCAGCTTACTACTTCTCTCAGGTCATTGAAAGAAACGGTTTCGGAGAGAAAACAGTGACCTCTTCTGGACAGACCATTGCCACAAGGTACCAGGAAAGTTCCAGACGTGTCAGTCTACCACCATCTGAAGTCCCTTCAAAGTCTAAAGTTGTTTGGGAGAAGTTCTCACCACAATCCAGATTCCAGAAAAAGCTTTATCACTATGGAACTTTTCCAGAAGATTTCCAATGGGGCGTTTCAACCTCAGCATATCAAATCGAAGGTGGCTGGGACGCTGATGGTAAGGGACCTAGTGTGTGGGATACCTTCACCCACACGCCTGGGAGCATCAAAAACGATGACACTGGTGACGTGGCTTGTGATAGCTATAATAAACTGGAAGAAGATCTCTACATGTTGAGAGCTCTTAAAGTGAAAGCGTACAGGTTCTCTCTATCTTGGCCCAGGATATTCCCTGATGGTTATAGAACGTCTCTAAACCAGAAGGGGGTTGACTATTACAATCGACTCATAGATGGTCTCATAGCAAATAACATCACGCCAATGGTAACACTTTTCCACTGGGACCTCCCTCAAGCTCTACAAGACATTGATGGCTGGGACAATGTTGCTATGATTGAAATATTCAATGACTACGCCGACTTCTGCTATGAAACCTTTGGAGACAGAGTGAAGTTCTGGATGACCTTTAATGAGCCTTTTGTAACTTCTTGGGTAGGCTATGGACCGGGTATAGTTCCTCCTAATATCAAGAGCCCTGGTGATGCTCCTTATAGGGTGACACATAACATTTTAAAGGCTCATGCTAAAGCATATCACACATATGATGATAAGTATCGAAAAACCCAACACGGGCTGGTGTCCATTAGTCTGAACACTGAGTGGATTGAGCCTCTGGATGTAAACGTACCTCGAGAGATTGCAGCTGCTGACAGGGCCCTCCAGTTCCAGCTTGGATGGTTTGCCCATCCCATCTTTAAGAACGGAGACTATCCTGATGCCATGAAGTGGCAGGTGGGCAACAAGAGTGAACTTCAAGGCTTGGCAGAATCCAGGTTGCCCACTTTTACCGAAGAAGAGAAGGCCTACATCCAAGGCACTGCTGATGTCTTCTGCCTCAATACTTACAGTGCCAGACAGGCTCGTCATGTGACTGCCAGGCTCTCGCCCAGATCTTATGAGTACGATCAGGATATTGCTGCAGACGACGTGTCAGACTCTCAAGCCACTGCGATGAAGGAATTGAGGGCAGCAGCTTGGGGACTGAGGAGACTCCTCAACTGGATAAAGGAGGAGTATGGGGACCCTGAAATTTACATTACAGAGAATGGAGTCTCTACAGATACGTCCATAACAGTGGATGACACCGACAGGATATTCTACCTGAAGACCTACATTGATGAAGCTCTCAAAG caCACAACCTAGATGCAGTACGCCTCAAGGGCTATACAGCTTGGTCACTCATGGACAATTTTGAGTGGATTAATGGCTACAGTGTTGGCTTTGGGCTTCACCATGTGGATTTCAAACAACCCGATCGTCCAAGGACTCCAAAACGCAGTACTCACTATTACTACAAAGTCATGAGAGACAACGGTTTTCCACTGCCGGAGGAGGAGAAGCCTCTGTACGGTCACTTCCGTGAAGGATTTGCATGGAGTGTAGCTACAGCATCTTACCAG ATCGAGGGAGGCTGGAGAGCAGATGGGAAAGGTTTGAGCATCTGGGACACGTTTGCTCATACGCCTCTCAGAGTGGGAAATGACGACACTGGAGACATTGCTTGTGATAGCTACAACAAAATCAGTGAAGATGTTGAAATGCTCAAAAAGCTCAAGGTCAGCCACTACCGTTTCTCCATATCGTGGCCGAGAATCATGCCTGATGGGACTACAAGCACAATCAACGAGGCAGGACTGAACTATTATCATCGGCTTGTGGACGCACTGTTGAAAGCCAACATAAAGCCTCAG GCGACACTGTATCACTGGGACCTCCCTCAGGCTCTGCAGAATGTTCGCGGGTGGGAGAACGACACAATCGTTGAAAGATTTAAGGACTACGCCGACGTTGTCTTTAAAAGTTTAGGAGACAAAGTAAAGTTCTGGATCACAATTAACGAGCCATACAATGTTGCCAACATTGGACATGGTTATGGCACTGCTGCACCAG GCATAAGTTTACGGCCTGGTACAGCACCCTACATTGTGGCCCACAATCTCATTAAAGCCCACGCTGAAGCCTGGCACCTATACAACGACAAGTACCGTGCCACTCAAGGTGGGATTGTCGGCATCACCATAAACTCAGACTGGGCGGAGCCTAGAAACCCCTACAAACAAGAGGATTATGAAGCAGCCAGGCGTGTTGTGGAG TTCCAGATTGGCTGGTTTGCTCACCCTGTGTTTAATGGAGATTACAGTGATGTGATGAAGAACAGAATACGAGAAAGAAGCTTGGCCGCTGGTCAGGCCAAATCACG TCTTCCAGAATTTACCCCTGAAGAAGTGAAAAGGATAAAAGGCACTTATGATTACTTTGGATTCAACCATTACACCACTATCTTGGCTTTCAACCTGGATTACAAAAATCTTCAGCACTATGATGCAGACAG GGGAGCAGGGACAATTCATGACCGCTCCTGGTTGGACTCTGGATCTTCCTGGCTGAAAGTGACTCCACCTGGATTCAGAACAATCCTGAACTTCATCAAGAATGAGTACGGAAACCCTCCCATCTATATTACAGAGAACGGCATCTCTGAAAGAGGCGATATGGACCTGAATGACATTCACAGAATTCACTACTATGAAAACTACATCAACCAGGCTCTGAAAG cttATTTGCTTGATGACGTGGACATACGTGGCTACACCGCCTGGACGCTGATGGACAATCTGGAGTGGGCCACTGGATTTGCTGAGAAATTTGGCCTCTTCTATGTTAACCGTTCTGATCCATCTCTGCCACGAATCCCCAAGAAATCTGCCACACACTACGCTACCATCATCAACTGCAACGGCTTCCCAGATCCTAGCCAGGGACCCCATGAATGTCAGACTCTGGAACCTGAAG CAACGAAACTTCCTCCCACTGAAAAACCCATGCCGGTAAATTTTCTGGGTATGGAAGTGTCTGCTCCTGATGCCGAGGTGGCGCTCTACGTCCTCTTCAGTCTCACTATCGCAGGCGTAATCACAGTTGCCATCATCACCTACCAGTGTATTAAAGTGAAGAAGAGATCAAAACATCTCTCAGAGGAGCACATAGCTCTTGAGAggaagttttaa